ACGACGTAGTCGATCGTCGGCTCGAAGCAGGCCGGCGTCTCGCGCGTGATGTCGTTCTTGATCTCGTCGAGCGTGTAGCCGACCGCGAGCTTGGCGGCGATCTTCGCGATCGGGAAGCCGGTGGCCTTGGAAGCGAGTGCCGAGCTCCGCGAGACGCGGGGGTTCATCTCGATGACGACGAGGCGCCCGGTCCCGGGGTGAACGCCGAACTGGATGTTGGAGCCGCCGGTATCGACGCCGATCTCGCGGATGATGCGGATCGCCGCGTTCCGCATCAGCTGGTACTCCTTGTCGGTGAGCGTCTGCGCCGGCGCCACCGTGATCGAGTCGCCGGTGTGCACGCCCATCGGGTCGAAGTTCTCGATCGAGCAGACGATGACGACATTGTCCTTGCCATCGCGCATCACCTCGAGCTCGAACTCCTTCCAGCCCGCGATCGATTCCTCGATCAGCAGCTCGTGGGTCGGCGAGGCGGCGAGGCCGCTCTCGACGATGGCGCGGAACTCCTCCGGCGTCGCCGCGACGCCGCCGCCCGTGCCGCCGAGGGTCCGCGACGGCCGGATGATCAAGGGCAGCGGGATCTCGGCGCGAATCGCCTCCGCCTCGGCGACGCTGCAGGCGTAGCCGCTCCGCGGCAGGTCGAGGCCGATCTTCTGCATCGCCGCCTTGAAGAGGTTGCGGTCCTCCGCCTTCTTGATCGCCGGCAGCTTCGCGCCGATCAGCTCGACACCGTACCTGTCGAGGACGCCGGCCTCCGCGACCTCGATCGCGAGGTTCAACCCGGTCTGCCCTCCGATCGTCGGCAGGATCGCCTGCGGCCGCTCGATCGCGATGATCTGCTCCAACACCTCCGCGGTCATCGGCTCGATGTAGGTGCGATCGGCGAACTCCGGATCGGTCATGATCGTCGCCGGGTTCGAGTTCACGAGCACGACGCGGTAGCCCTCCTCGCGAAGCGCCTTGCACGCCTGGACGCCGGAGTAGTCGAACTCGCACGCCTGGCCGATGACGATCGGGCCCGAGCCGATCAGGAGAATGGTCTGGAGGTCGCTTCGTTTCGGCACGTCAGCCTTTCTTCGTCCGCTCGATGAGATCCACGAAGCGCCGGAAGAGATAGCCCGAATCGTGCGGACCGGGCGAGGCTTCCGGATGGTATTGCACGGAGAAGAGCGGCTCTCTGGTGTGCGTGAGGCCCTCGACGGTGCGATCGTTCAAGTTGAGGTGGGTGAGCGTCGCCTTCCCCGCGAGCGCGTCGACGTCGACCGCGAATCCGTGGTTCTGCGACGTGATCTCGACCTTGCCGGTGGTCGTGTCCATCACCGGGTGGTTGGCGCCGTGGTGTCCGAACTTGAGCTTGTAGGTGCGGCCACCGAGCGCGAGCGCGAGGATCTGGTGGCCGAGACAGATGCCGAAGATCGGCACCTTGCCGACGAGCGCGGCGACGTTCTCGCGCGCGTACGGCACCGCGTCGGGGTCGCCGGGACCGTTCGAGAGGAAGACGCCGTCCGGCTTCTGCGCCAGCACGTCGGCGGCCGACGTCGCCGCCGGCACGACGCGCACGCGACAGCCGGCGCTCACGAGGTTGCGCAGGATGTTGTACTTGATGCCGTAGTCGTAGGCGACGACGAGCGGCCCGTCGGATCGCGGCGCGCCGCCCGTTCCTTCGAGCTGCCAGAGCGGCTCGCGCCAGTCGTAGGCAGCCTCGCAGGTGACCTCGCGCACGAGGTCGCGGCCGACCATCCCGGGCCGCTCCTTCGCGCGCGCGACGAGACGATCCGCGTCGAGGTCGACGGTGGAGATGATGGCTTCCTGCGCGCCGTGCGTCCGCAGATGGCGGACGAGCGCGCGCGTGTCGATGCAGGCGATGCCGACGATGCCGTGCGCCCTCATGTAGTCGCCGAGGCTCTGCTCGGCGCGCCAGTTGCTCGCGGGCTCCCAGTACTCCTTCACGATGAAGCCCTTCAGGAAGGGCTTCATCGCCTCGACGTCCTCGCCGTTCACGCCGACGTTGCCGATCTCCGGATACGTCATCGCGACCAGCTGCTCGTGGTACGACGGATCGGTCAGGATCTCCTGGTAGCCGGTCATGGCGGTGTTGAAGACGACCTCACCGCCGACCTCACCGCCGGCGCCGAACGCGCGCCCGCGAAACACCGTCCCGTCCGCGAGCGCGAGCAGCGCGGGCCGATCGCCCCGGTCCCCGCTGCACGGTAGTGAGCTGCTCATCGCGCGAACCTCCCCCCGAGATGATGGTCGATGACGCGCCCCGCGAGACAGACCGCGACCGCGCGTCCGCGTACGGCGCGGCCCGCGAACGGCGTGTTGCGGCTCCGGGAGCGGAAGGCCGTCGGGTCAATCGTCCAGCGCGCCTCCGGGTCGATCACCGTCACGTCGGCGACCGCGCCGGGCGCGAGCGTCCCGGCGTCGATGCCGAGCGCGCGCGCGGGACCGATCGTGAGGGCGCGGATCGCGATCGCCACGGTGAGCACGCCCGCGTACACCAGCTCGAGCACGAGCGGGAGCGTCGTCTCGAGGCCGACGATGCCGAACGGAGCCTCGGCCATCCCGCGCGCCTTCTCGTCGGCGTGATGGGGCGCGTGATCGGACGCGATCACGTCGAGGGTGCCGTCGGCGAGGGCCGCGCGCACGGCGGCCACGTCCTCGTGGGCGCGGAGCGGCGGATTCATCTTCGCGAGCGCGCCGTGCACCGCGACGGCCTCCGCGTCGAGCGTGAAGTGGTGCGGCGTCGCCTCCGCCGTGACGCGCGTCCCGGCCGCCCGCGCCGCGCGGACGATCGCGACCGCGGCCGCGGTGCTGAGGTGCGCGACGTGCAGATGGCCGCCGGTTTCCGCGGCGAGCGCGCAGTCGCGCTTCACCATCTCGCTCTCGGCGGCGGACGTCATGCCCGGGAGGCCGAGGCGCTCCGCGACGGGTCCGGCATGCATCACGCCGCCGCACGCGAGGGTGCGGTCCTCCGCGTGCGCGATCACCGCGGCATCCACGCGGCGTCCCGCCGCGAGCGCGGCGCGCATGATCTCCGGCCGCGCGATCGGCACGCCGTCGTCGGAGAACGCGACCGCGCCGGCGGCACGGAGGGCCGCGAAGTCGGTCAAGGTCTCGCCCGCGAGCCCCTTCGTCACCGCGGCGATCGGCAGCACGCGCGCGAGCCCGGCTTCGGCGGCGCGCGCGATCATCCAGCGCGTGATCTCGGGATCGTCGTTCACGGGGCTCGTGTTGGCCATCGCCGCGACGGTCGTGAAGCCTCCCGCGACCGCCGCGGTCACCCCCGTCGCGATCGTCTCCTTGTGCTCGCCGCCCGGCTCACGGAGATGGACGTGCATGTCGACGAGGCCGGGAGTCACCCAGAGCCCGGCCGCATCGATCGACGCGCGCGCCCGCGGAACGTCGCCGGGGGCGACGACGTCCGCCACGCGGCCCGCGTCGACGAGCACGTGCGCGATACGATCGACGTCGCGCGCCGGGTCCAGCACGCGACCGTTGCGGATCACCAGATCGATCACGCCGCGGCCTTCGGGTCGACGTACGAGTAGATGACGACGCGATCGCGGTGCTCGCGATCGAGCTCGCGCAGCCGCACCCGCACCCGCTCGTGGGGCGCGGTCGGGAGGTGCTTGCCGACGTACGTCGGCTTGATCGGCAGCTGGCGGTGCCCGCGGTCGATCAGCACCGCGAGGCGCGCCGAGAGCGGCCGCCCGGCCCGCCAGACGCACGAGAGCGCGTCCTTCGCCGTCCAGCCGCTGTTGATCACGTCGTCGACGATCACGACGTGGCGATTCGCGATCGTGACGTTCGACCCCTCCGTCGCCGGCGTACCGGGCCAGCGCGGGATCACGTCGCCGCCGCCCTGCACATCGAGAACGCCGAGGTCGACGGCGGCGCCGCGGAGCGCGTGGATGCGCTCGACGATGCGATGCGCGAGGAAGGCGCCCGCCATGCGAACTCCGACGATCACCAGATCTTTGAGCTCGCGGGTGTCACGCAGGATCGCATCGGTGAGCTCGGCGATCGCGCGCTCGATCTCCTGCGCCGTCATGATCGATTTCTGCGGACCGAGCTTGTACGACTTGTACGCGGCTTCCTCGGCCTGCTTCACCGTGTCGAAGATCACGAGCGCGTCGTCACGGAGCCACGCGTCGAGGTAGCCGTACATGGGCTCTTCGTAGACGTGGAAGTGCTTCGATTTACGGTTGCCGATCACCTGGATGCGCGTCTCGTGGTCGCAATAGAGGCACACGAGGTGGGCGCGTCCGACGCGCTCGCGGTGGAAGCGAAAACGGCGCTCGGACTGCACCGGCTCGCGCCGCGTAATGCAATTGGGGTTGGCGCAGCGGGGCCCGATGCGCATCGCGCCACGCTCGGCGCGCGCCGCCGGCACCGCGACCTCGCGGCCGACCCGCTCCGCGAGAACCATCTCGACGAGCGCCATCCGCACGGGCACGCCCGAAGCGGCCTGTCGGAAGTAGAGCGCGCGCGGGTCGCGATCGAGCGCCGAGGAGATCTCGCCCGTCCGCGGCAGCGGGTGCATCAGCACCGTATGCCGCATCGCCGGATCCTGGAACGTGTCGGTGTCGATGCGCAGGTACTCGACGCCGTCGTCGGTCGTGTCGTCGCGGCGCTCGCGCTGCGGACGCGTCATGTAGAGCGCGTCGAGCGTGATCGGCTCGGCTTCCGCGAGGCGCTCCTCGAGATCGAATTCCGTGTCGGTGAACAAGGTCAGTTGGTGCGGGCGGGCCGGCGCCAGATAGAGCGCGTTTACGTCGCGCGCGAGCGCCTTCAAGTCGCCCGGTCGGGCGACCGTCGGCCGGTAGCCGTACTCCTCCGCGACCTTTTGCAGCAACCAGTCGGGAAACTCCATCCCGCGGGCCGGAATGATGACGATGTTCGCCTTGAAGCGCGCGAGGGCGCGGACGAGCGAATGGGCCGTCCGGCCGCGCTTCAGGTCGCCGCCGATCGCGACCGTGATGCCGCGAAGCGTACCCTTGGCGCGCTTCAACGTGTAGAGATCGCAGAGCGTTTGCGTCGGGTGCTCGTGGCTGCCGTCCCCCGCGTTGATGAGCGGCACGTCGGCGTGCTCGGCCGCGACGCGCGCCGCCCCATCCCAGAAGTGCCGCAGCACCAGAACGTCGGCGTAGCTGGAGACGACCTTGGCGGTGTCAGCCAGGGTCTCGCCCTTCGACGCCGAAGAGCTCTTCATGTCGGAGGCGCCGATGACCGCGCCGCCGAGCCGCCACATCGCCGCCTCGAACGAGAGGCGCGTCCGCGTGCTCGGTTCGTAGAAGAGCGTCGCCATGATGCGACCGGCGGCGCTCTTCGGGATCTGGCCGGCGTCGCGCGTCTCCAGCGCCGCCTCCATCTCCTCCGTGCGGCGCAGGATGCTGTCGATTTCCTCGTCGGAGAGATCGGCGATCGCCAGAACGTGTCGACTCATGGGAGCGCCCTCATACGAGCGCGACCTCGTCGCGGCCGTCGAGCTCGCGGACCCGTACGTGCACGCGGCGGGCCTCGGTGTCGGGAACGTTCTGGCCTACGAAGTCGGCCCGGATGGGGACCTCGCGGTTGCCGCGGTCGACGAGGACGGCGACCTGGATCGCGTGCGGACGTCCGAGGCCGCCGAGCACGTCGAGGGCGACCCGTACCGTGCGGCCCGTCGAGAGCACGTCGTCCACCAGGACGACGACGGCGTCGTCGATCGAGAACGCGACGTCGGTCTCCGGTCCCTCGATGCGATCGCGCGGCTCCTCGACGTCGTCGCGGTAGGGCGTGATGTCGATCGCGCCGACCGGCACGATGCGCCCCGCGAGCTCCTCGATCTTCCGCGCGATCCGATGCGCGAGCTGGACGCCGCGCGACCGCACCCCGACCAGGACGAGCTGCTCGACGGCGCGGTCGCGTTCGAGGATCTGGTGCGCGAGGCGCGAGACAGCGCGGCCGATGGCGGTGCCATCGAGGAGGATCGCGGGCACGTCGGTCACTCGGCCGCCGTCCGAAGCGCCGTTGCCGACACGAAAAAGCCCTCCCGACCGGAGCCGGGAGGGCTTTCGAACGAGTAAAAACGGAACGTGGAGAGGATCACCGGACCGACCTTTCCTGACCTCGGAGGGTCAGATTAAAAGGTACGTGGATTTCGTACGCCCGACCGTGAACCAAGTCAAGCTTCGACCACGTGCCTGCGCGTTCTACGGCGTCCGCATGCCATGACACCTGAGAACACGACGCGCAAAGCCGCGCCGACTCTCGCCGAGACGCGCCTGGACCACTGGCTCTGGGCCGCACGCTTCTTCAAGACTCGCGGTCTCGCCTCCGAGGCGGTCGCGGGCGGACTCGTCCACCTGAACGGCGTGCGCACCAAGCCCGCGAAACCCGTGCGCGTCGGCGACACCATCGAGGTCCAGCGCGGGGAGCTCGTGACGGCGGCCGTCGTCCGCGGCCTGTCCGAGCAGCGCCGGCCGGCCCCCGAAGCCGCCCTCCTCTACGAGGAGACGCCGGCGAGCGTGAGCGCTCGGACCGAGCACCTGGCGCGCCGGCGGGAGGCGGCTGCCGGACGCTTCGAGCGGCTCGGGCGCCCGACCAAGCAGGACCGCCGCGAGAGCATTCGCCTCCGGCGGGGCCGCTGACCCGGGGAATCCCTAGGGAACCTAGCAGGGGGCTGCCCTCGCGCCAGGTGTGAGCGTCGCTGCGCTCCGCTCATTGCTCTTCTCCTCGAGACTCTATTTGAATCAAACCATACGGATACGTGTCAGCGGGATTGATGGACGCGAGCGAAGCGAGCGTCCGACAACGCGCACCTGGCAGCCCCCGCAGGTTGCTCAAAAAGGGTCAGCTGCAAGGCGCGAGGGAGCGAACGCGGAGGCGTAGCGGAGCTACGCCACACAAGTGAGCGACCGAGCAACGCGGCAGATGGCCCTTTTTCAGCAACCTGCTAGGGGCCGAACCAGGCCCCGTGGAACCAGCGCAGGAGGAAGGTCGTCCCGAGCGCACCGAGTACGACGGCGGGTCCGAGCTCGCGAATGCCCTGCCAGGTCGCCGAGCCGGTGAACGGTAGAAACGGCGTTTCGCGGTAGAACGCCGCGAATTCCACGGGACCGGTCGCGAGCTTCCGCTCGTCCTGATGACGGCAGCCGATCAAGACAAAGAGGGGGAACCCGCCGAAGAAGGCGACGTCGGCCGCGTTCCCGTTCGGGACCATGTGCAGGAGCCCGAAGAGGCCGAACCCCATCAGGAGCGGGTGGCGCGTGAGCCGTTGGGCGCCGCGCGGGCGCGGATCGCCGGGCACGATCGCCGCCGGGCTCGGCCGGAAAAGGCCAGCCACGATCAGGATATAGGCGACCAGCATGGCGGCGTAGAGCAGCCATCGCAGCACCGGTCCGAGCGGGATCGACCACAGCAGCGGCCCGGCGTGCTTGTTGGTGAAGTAGATCCACACGAGCGGCACGAAGAAGAGGAAGGCCACGATCGAGTAGAGCCCGAGGAACGGACCCGTGCCGATGCGGGAAACCAGGCGCGCCCGGACGCGCACGCTCGAAAGGCCCAAGTGGGAGGCTGCAAACCCGATCCAGAGCAACACGATCGCGAGAGTCGCCGACACGGGGTCCTCCTTTCGTCGTGCGGCGGGCCCGCCGCACGGTTGGCGGCGCGATACTGACCAAGACGCGGGGCTACGGCAACGGACGCCGCGGGCGAAACTCAGGGCCAGCTGCTATGAGGCCCCGTGCTCGCGTACCGCCCGACCTGCCACCGCTGCCTCCGGCCGGCCTCGCATTGCTATTGCGCCCACCTGACCCCGATCACGAGCCGGACCCGCGTCGTGTTCCTCCAGCACCCCCGCGAGTACCGCATGCCGATCGGCACCGCGCGCATGACGAACCTCGGCCTCATGAACTCCGAGCTGCACGTCGGCGCCGACCTCGACCGCCACCCCCGGGTGCGGGCGCTCACCGACGACCCCCGCGGCGCCGCGCTGCTCTTCCCCGGAGAGGATGCCGTCGAGCCCTGGACGCTCCCCGACGGACCACCGACGACCCTGGTCGTCCTCGACGGTACGTGGATCCAGGCGCGGAAGATGCTCGCGCGGAGTCGACGCCTGCAGCGCCTGCCCCGCGTCGCATTCACCCCGCCGCGCCCCGGACTGTACCGCATCCGCCGCGAGCCCGCCGCGCACTGTCTCGCCACCGTCGAAGCGGTCGTCCAGGTGCTCGGCCGGCTGGAGAATGATCCGGACCGCTTCGTGCCGCTGTTGCGGGCCTTCGACCAGATGGTCGAGCAGCAGCTGCGCTACAAGACTACGCGGCCGAACCCCTACTTCCACGCCCCCCGGCCGCGCCTGCCGGATCGGGAGCGTGTTCGCGCGATGCTCGCCAGGGACCGAGGGCGCGTGGTCCTCGTGCACGGCGAGGCGAACGCCCACGCCATGGCGGCGCGCGTCCCGGGCGATCCCGAGCTGCTGCAACTCGTCGCCGAGCGGTACGCCACCGGCGAGCGCTACGAAGCCCTGCTGGCGCCGCGCCGGCCGCTCGCACCCTCGGTACCGGGCCATCTCGAGCTACCGGCCCACCGCTTCGTCGACGCCGAGCACGTGCGCGCCGCGCTCGACCGCTTCGCGAGCTTCCTTCGCCCGGGCGACCGGCTCGCGTCCTGGGGCCGCTTCACGCTCGACCTCCTCGCGGCCGAGGGTATTCCCGCCCCGGAGGCGATCAATCTCCGGGACGTGGCCGCACGCGCGCTCGAGCGAAGCCCGCGGGGTCCGGAGCAGGCGGCCGCCGACCTCGCCGGGAAAGACCCGCCGCGACGGACGTGGACCGACGGACGCGCCGGCCGTCGCGTCGCGGCGCTCGCGACGATCGTCGCGCGAGTGCTCCGCGAGCCCTGACGGGTCGCGACGGGCGCCCGCGCCAGTCGCGCGGGCCGGCCGCGCGCCGCGCGATCGCGTCACAGCCCGCAGGCCGCGAGGGCCTTCGCGATCCGGGTGCGGGCGCGGTCGTCGGCGAACGGGAAAGAGCGGAAGAAATCGCCGGCGGTGAACGCGTCCCTCCGCGCGCGCACGTTCGCCGCCCACGCAGCCGCGCGCGCGCGGTCCCCGGCGAGCGCGTGCGCGGCGACGGCGACCACGGCGATCAGCACGTGCGCGCCCGGCGAGCGCGCCGCGCGCTCGGCCCAGTCGGCCGCGGCGGCGTGCTCGTCCGCAACGACGTGCGCGAGCGCCCGCGTCGCGGCCATCGCGTAGTACAGCGGGTCGAGCGGGCTCAGCGCCATCGCGGCGTCCGCATCGGCCCGCCCCGCCGCACCCCGACCCGAGAGGGCATGCGTCCAGGCTCGCGCGTAGATCCCCTGGGCGTAGCTCGGGCTGAGGGCCGTCGCGCGCTCGAGCCACGCGAGGCTCGTGTCGAGGTCGCCGACCAGCCAGAAGCTTCTCCCCATGGTGAGGTTCGCGAACGGGTCGAGCGGGTCGAGCGCGACGCTCCGCTCGGCCGCGTCGCGCGCCGCCTGCGCCTCTGCGGCGGCGTCCCCCGTGTACCCGAGGAAGGCGTTCTGGAAGTGCACGAACGAGCGGCCGGCGTGCGCCCGCGCGAACCGCGGGTCGGCGGCGGCGGCACGCGCGAAGAGCTCGCCCGCGGTCGCGTTGTCGGCGCGATGGAAGCGGAACATGTGCTGCAGGCCGAGGTGATAGGCCGCCCAGGCATCGAGCGACTCTGGCGCGGCGATGCGCGCCGCCTGCGCCTCGTGCATGGGGATCTGCAGGTCGAGCGCCGTCACGACGCGGACGGCGATCGACGCCCGCGTCTCGTGGACGTCCTCCAGCCTCGTCGCGCTGCGATCCGCCCAGACGACGCCGCCGTCACGCGCGTCGAGCAGCTCCACCGTGACGACGACCGAGCGTCCCGCCACCTCCACCGCACCCGACAGGCAATAGCGCGCGCCGAGCGCCTGGCCGACCTCGCGCGGATCGACCACCGCACCCCGGAAGCGGAAGGTCGACCCGCGCGCGATCACGAAGAGCCAGCGCAGGCGGGAAAGCTCGGCGATCAGCTCGTCGGGAAGCGCATCCGCCACGGTCGCCGACCGCTCGTCGCCGCCGATCACGCGGAAGGGCAGCACCGCGATCGACGGCCGCGCCGCGTCGGCCGCGACGACGTCGCGCAGCTCGGCGGCGACGACCCGCACCTCGGCGACGAGGCGAAAACCGCGGCCGTGCACGGTGCGAATGAGCCGCTGCGCCTTGCCGTCGTCGCCGAGCGCCCGCCGCGCCGACTTCACCCGGCTGTCGAGCGCCGAATCGGAGACGACACGTCCGTCCCAGACCTTCTCGATGATCTCGTCGCGCGAGACCATCCGGTCGCGATTGTCGGCGAGGAGGTGCAGAAGGCCGAAGACCTGGGGCTCGACGGCGACCACCTCGCCGTCGCGGCGGAGCTCGCCGGCCGCGGCATCGAGCTCGAAGCCCGCGAACACGTACTTCATCGCCGGCCACGATAGCGAATCACCGCCACGGCTCCTAGAAATCTCCCGGAATTCTCCAGGCGGTCTCCCAGCATCGCGAACGCGGAATCCGTACGAGGACGAGCACGGAGCCGGATCGACCGGCCCCGACACGAAAGGAGAGTCACCATGCCGCTCGTCACCATCGATCTGATCGAAGACGTGTTTACCCCGACCCAGAAGCAGGAGCTCATCGAGAAGGTCACGGAGGCCATGATCGCCGTCGAGGGCGAAGCGCTCCGGCCGGTCACCTGGGTCCGCATCAACGAGGTCGCCCAGGGCGACTGGGCGATCGGCGGCAAATGCCTGCGCGCCGCCGACGTACGGGCCCTCAAGGCGGGAAAGGCAGCGTAACCCCCGCGCTTTCGGTCGTCACGACGCCCCCTGATCAGCAGGGGGCCACGAAACGACCGCGTGGCGGGAGGGAAGACGCGCGACGGGCAGCACAGCGCCGCCCGTCGCGGTCTCAATGCTGCCGCTGCTTCAGGAAGTCGACGATCGCGTTCGCCGCCGTCTCGGAGACCTCGTGTCGCAGGTGCGGCATGCGAGGCTTCTTTTCCTTCAGCATGTGCCAGACGCGATCGGTGACGTAGGCCTGGTCGTGCGCCTCGAAGTACGCGGCGTCGAACCTGGCGGTCGGCTGCGGCTGGCCCGGAACCGCGACGACGTCGCCGCGACCGGCATCACCGTGGCAGTTGACGCAGTAGCGCGCGTAGACCTCGTATCCGCGCGACAGGATCTTCACGTACGCGCCGACGGCCGCGGCGTCCTTCGTCGTGAGCTTCAGTGGCGGCGCATGCCGCTCGCCGACGAGCGCTCGGAGCCGGTCGTCGCTCAGATCGCGCTGGAACTCCGGATCCGAGAGGTCGTGTGAGGCCACCTTGTCGTTTCCGCCCGCCTGCAGCGGCGGCTTGCCGTAGATCCCATGGCACGAGGCGCACCGGTCGGCGTACACGTCGTGTCCGGGCTCGACCAGCGCCCAGTCGATCGTCGGCAGACGCCTGAGATGCGCTGCGACGACCTCGACGTCTCCCTCCCGCGCCTTCAGGGCCGCGGGGTCGAGGGCGAGGTCGAGCGAGCTCCCGCGCCGCACACGACGCGCGAGCTCGGCATTGGAGTACTTCGCGAGAAACCCGCTGCGCAAATCACGTGGCGGCTCCGGGAAGATGACGGCATCGGGACCGTCGCCCCGGCCGTGCAGGCCGTGGCATCGGGCGCAGTCGCGGTGGAAGAACCGCGCTCCGTTGCTCGTGTCGGCGTGCGCCGCCACGGCGAAGGCCCACACCACGACCATCACGAGCGCCCTCACGACTCGGGCGGCCCATGCCATCGATCGCCGAGAGGACGACATAGCCGTCGTTCTATACCTCCAGGCTGGAGAAACACCATCGCGATCGGCCCTCGCGATGGAGCAGATTTCCGGGCCGGACCTTTGCCGACGCGAAGCGGACGTGCAACGGTTGACGCCTCGCGGGCGGATGCAAGATTGTGTCACCATGCCCGCCGCGGTTCGCCGCACTCCCGGGTCGCTCGCCCCCGTGGTCATCGCCTGGCTCTTCGCGGCCGTCCTCGCGTTCCCCGGCAGCGTCGACAGCGCACCGGATCCCGGGCGCGGTCGAGCCGCCGACGAGAACGCGGCCGCGCCGGAGCCCGAAGAACAGGATTGCCTCTCGTGCCACAAGACCGTTGAAGAAGTCGACGACGTCGATCT
The sequence above is drawn from the Deltaproteobacteria bacterium genome and encodes:
- a CDS encoding c-type cytochrome: MAWAARVVRALVMVVVWAFAVAAHADTSNGARFFHRDCARCHGLHGRGDGPDAVIFPEPPRDLRSGFLAKYSNAELARRVRRGSSLDLALDPAALKAREGDVEVVAAHLRRLPTIDWALVEPGHDVYADRCASCHGIYGKPPLQAGGNDKVASHDLSDPEFQRDLSDDRLRALVGERHAPPLKLTTKDAAAVGAYVKILSRGYEVYARYCVNCHGDAGRGDVVAVPGQPQPTARFDAAYFEAHDQAYVTDRVWHMLKEKKPRMPHLRHEVSETAANAIVDFLKQRQH